Within the Candidatus Rokuibacteriota bacterium genome, the region GCGAACCTCCTCTTCGTGTCGTGAGTGGATCGGCACGGAAAGGGGCGCAGCCAGCTCGGGAGACAGTTCTGGTCAGTCCGGGTAGCACGATTTGTCACCTGGTGCGCCTTCTTCCGGCACCGCCACCAACGTTGTTTAGGAAACATTTTAATTTTCAGCAGTTTGGTCGGGCCCGGGCTCAAGTCGAAAGCGGGTCTCTTGGCACGAAACATGCTCCGTTCGCAAGTCGAGAGGCGCTATACTTTCGGGGAAAGTAGGGTCTGCCGACCCAACAGAGGAGGGCGTGTATGTTGCGAAAGTTGAGACCCCGTGACCAGCGCGGCTTTACCCTCATCGAGCTGATGATCGTCGTCGCGATCATCGGCATCCTGGCGGCCATCGCCATCCCGCTCTACGCGAACATGCAGGCCCGGGCGCGGGTGGGCAAGGCCCAGGCGGACGTGCGGAGCCTCGCCGGCGCCGTACAGGCGTACTCCGCCCATACGGGCAGCATGCCAGACGCTCCCGGCATGACAGCTCTCACCGCGAGCGCATCGGACAACGCCGGGATTTCGGCCGGTCCGTGGATGAACGCGATCCCGGCGGTGCCCTCGGGCTGGTCCGCCTACGTGTTGACGACGGCGGCCAGTGGGACTTTCTCCATTAGTGCATCAGGCGACGGTGCCACCGCAAAGGCTCCGTAGGCTTCGCTGAAAGGGTCTGGCCGGTTGAGAGGGGAGGGGCGACAACCCCTCCCCTTTCGTTTGAGCGCCGCAGGTTCCGCGTCCTCGGTTACCCCGCCGGGAGGCGGAAACCGGGAGGCCCCTCGTGCGACCCCAAGCTCCTGAGACGAACGTGATCGCTCACCGGCCGAGCGCGTACGGGAGGCTCGGTTCCCTCGTCCGAGGGGCGAAGCGGACGGTCACCGTGCTGTTCAGCCACGGCGGGCTCCCCCTCCTCATCGCCCTGGTTACATTCGCCGTCTTCGCCCCGGCGCTCCGAAACGGGTTCGTCGACTGGGACGACAACCTGAACATCGTGAAAAATCCGGACTACCGCGGCCTCGGGTGGAAACAGCTCCAGTGGATGT harbors:
- a CDS encoding prepilin-type N-terminal cleavage/methylation domain-containing protein codes for the protein MLRKLRPRDQRGFTLIELMIVVAIIGILAAIAIPLYANMQARARVGKAQADVRSLAGAVQAYSAHTGSMPDAPGMTALTASASDNAGISAGPWMNAIPAVPSGWSAYVLTTAASGTFSISASGDGATAKAP